A single region of the Mustela lutreola isolate mMusLut2 chromosome 2, mMusLut2.pri, whole genome shotgun sequence genome encodes:
- the SPC24 gene encoding kinetochore protein Spc24 isoform X1, protein MAAFRDMEEVSQGLLSLLGANRAEAQQRRLLGRHEQVVERLLETQDNAEQRLREILAMEEEVAQSLLDAKERAHQGGVELQQLQEELQKAGEEDACVKASLHQLTRELEELKEIEAGLERQEREVDEDTTVTIPSAVYVAQLYHRISKIEWDYESEAGMVKGIHHGPSVAQPLHLDSTQLSKKFISDYLWSLVDTDW, encoded by the exons ATGGCGGCCTTCCGCGACATGGAAGAGGTGAGCCAGGGTTTGCTGAGCCTGCTAGGCGCTAACCGCGCGGAGGCACAGCAACGGCGGCTGCTGGGACGCCACGAACAAGTGGTGGAGCGCCTGCTGGAGACGCAAGACAACGCCGAGCAACGGCTGCGAG agatcCTGGCCATGGAGGAAGAAGTGGCCCAGAGCCTCCTTGATGCCAAAGAGCGGGCGCACCAGGGCGGCGTCGAGTTGCAGCAGCTCCAAGAGGAGCTTCAGAAGGCGGGCGAGGAGGACGCCTGCGTGAAGGCCAGCCTCCA TCAGCTCACCCGAGAGCTGGAGGAGCTCAAGGAGATCGAGGCGGGTCTGGAGAGACAGGAAAGGGAAGTGGACGAAGACACGACGGTCACCATCCCCTCAGCTGT GTACGTGGCTCAGCTTTATCACCGAATCAGTAAAATCGAGTGGGACTACGAGAGTGAGGCGGGCATGGTCAAAGGCA TCCATCACGGCCCCAGCGTGGCCCAGCCTCTCCACCTGGACAGCACCCAGCTCTCCAAGAAGTTCATCAGCGACTATCTCTGGAGCCTGGTGGACACAGACTGGTAG
- the SPC24 gene encoding kinetochore protein Spc24 isoform X2, which translates to MPRSQGESELGDPGKSAEEILAMEEEVAQSLLDAKERAHQGGVELQQLQEELQKAGEEDACVKASLHQLTRELEELKEIEAGLERQEREVDEDTTVTIPSAVYVAQLYHRISKIEWDYESEAGMVKGIHHGPSVAQPLHLDSTQLSKKFISDYLWSLVDTDW; encoded by the exons ATGCCAAGGTCACAAGGTGAGAGTGAGCTTGGAGACCCAGGAAAAAGTGCTGAAG agatcCTGGCCATGGAGGAAGAAGTGGCCCAGAGCCTCCTTGATGCCAAAGAGCGGGCGCACCAGGGCGGCGTCGAGTTGCAGCAGCTCCAAGAGGAGCTTCAGAAGGCGGGCGAGGAGGACGCCTGCGTGAAGGCCAGCCTCCA TCAGCTCACCCGAGAGCTGGAGGAGCTCAAGGAGATCGAGGCGGGTCTGGAGAGACAGGAAAGGGAAGTGGACGAAGACACGACGGTCACCATCCCCTCAGCTGT GTACGTGGCTCAGCTTTATCACCGAATCAGTAAAATCGAGTGGGACTACGAGAGTGAGGCGGGCATGGTCAAAGGCA TCCATCACGGCCCCAGCGTGGCCCAGCCTCTCCACCTGGACAGCACCCAGCTCTCCAAGAAGTTCATCAGCGACTATCTCTGGAGCCTGGTGGACACAGACTGGTAG